A window of Diospyros lotus cultivar Yz01 chromosome 14, ASM1463336v1, whole genome shotgun sequence contains these coding sequences:
- the LOC127791151 gene encoding uncharacterized protein LOC127791151 has product MSHAAVTPPYFATVRSAGDRPAQGKNAKAKTARTRRSSGGAPRGFGGERKEPRWQCVQGCGACCKLEKGTAFPTPEEIFQDPSDVQLYRSLIGPDGWCIHYDKTSRTCSIYSDRPYFCRVEPEIFQRLYGIDKKRFNKEACSCCRDMIKSVYGSRSEELESFDRAIKSASSS; this is encoded by the exons ATGTCTCACGCTGCGGTGACCCCGCCGTATTTTGCCACCGTCCGGTCGGCGGGGGACCGACCGGCGCAGGGAAAAAACGCCAAGGCGAAGACAGCGAGAACTCGGCGGAGCAGCGGCGGAGCTCCACGGGGATTCGGCGGCGAGAGGAAGGAGCCGCGGTGGCAGTGCGTGCAGGGTTGCGGCGCGTGCTGCAAGCTCGAGAAGGGCACCGCCTTCCCCACCCCTGAAGAGATCTTCCAGGACCCTTCTGATGTCCAG CTATACAGAAGCCTGATAGGTCCGGATGGATGGTGTATTCACTACGATAAAACTTCGCGAACATGCTCCATTTACTCTG ATCGTCCATATTTTTGTCGTGTGGAGCCAGAGATATTCCAGAGATTGTATGGAATTGACAAGAAACGGTTCAACAAGGAAGCCTGCAG TTGCTGCAGGGATATGATCAAATCGGTATATGGTTCACGATCAGAAGAGCTGGAGAGCTTTGACCGTGCGATAAAGAGTGCAAGTTCTAGTTGA
- the LOC127791150 gene encoding uncharacterized protein LOC127791150: MSLPPRQRSRAFRMFTLCSVLLSWFPGSILSAVVTLDSIEIFKTHDWLPSKPTVYFQCKGENKTSLPDVKETHVSYAFKGEESWQPLTEFSNKKCKRCGFYEEDIIKSDEFDEWEFCPSDFSDPDGRYKHFKDKELNVTFLCPDCVPLGSDVSNHTTVSHNGEKGMHVALVITISAVISSLFIIGLLVAYKYWQKRKREQEHAQFLKLFEEGDEMEDELGLGPLSGVI; this comes from the exons ATGTCATTGCCGCCTCGGCAACGTTCTAGGGCTTTTCGTATGTTTACGCTGTGTTCAGTCCTTCTGAGCTGGTTTCCAG GATCCATACTATCTGCAGTTGTTACTCTTGATTCCattgagatttttaaaacaCACGACTGGCTTCCATCCAAACCAACAGTTTACTTTCAGTGTAAAGGAGAGAACAAGACTTCTTTGCCAGACGTGAAGGAAACTCACGTCTCTTATGCTTTTAAGGGTGAAGAATCTTGGCAG CCTTTGACAGAATtctcaaataagaaatgcaagcGATGTGGATTTTATGAGGAAGACATCATAAAATCAGATGAATTTGATGAGTGGGAGTTTTGCCCTTCCGATTTTAGTGACCCTGATGGAAGATATAAGCATTTCAAAGATAAGGAACTCAATGTCACATTTTTGTGCCCCGACTGTGTGCCTCTTGGAAGTGATG TTTCTAATCACACCACTGTTTCACACAATGGAGAGAAGGGAATGCATGTGGCTCTAGTGATAACAATCAGTGCCGTGATTTCAAGTCTCTTTATAATTGGACTGTTGGTTGCCTACAAGTATTGGCAGAAGAGGAAGAGGGAACAAGAGCATGCACAGTTCCTAAAACTCTTTGAAGAAGGCGATGAAATGGAGGATGAGTTAGGTCTTGGGCCTCTCAGCGGTGTAATTTGA
- the LOC127789673 gene encoding protein ALUMINUM SENSITIVE 3 → MGSGWLLDFLKGMVKPALALAVVLMAIILSYLQKLGLEGDMLYSISRAFLQLSVIGFVLQFIFSRENAGWIVLAYLFMVCVAAYTAGQRAKHVPRGKYVAGASILAGTAVTMLLLVLLKVFPFTPRYIIPVAGMMVGNAMTVTGVTMKRLRDDIKVQMNLVETALALGATPRQATYQQVKRALVIALSPVLDNAKTVGLISLPGAMTGLIMGGASPLEAIQLQIVVMNMLVGASTVSSIMSTYLCWPSFFTKAYQLETKVFASD, encoded by the exons ATGGGCTCGGGATGGCTTCTGGATTTCCTCAAGGGCATGGTGAAGCCGGCCTTGGCCTTGGCCGTGGTGCTCATGGCCATCATCTTGTCCTACTTGCAGAAGCTCGGCCTGGAGGGCGACATGCTCTACTCGATTTCCCGGGCGTTTCTCCAGCTCTCCGTCATCGGATTCGTGCTGCAGTTCATCTTCAGTAGGGAGAACGCCGGCTGGATTGTCCTCGCTTATCTTTTCATG GTCTGTGTAGCTGCTTATACAGCAGGTCAACGAGCCAAGCACGTCCCTCGCGGCAAGTATGTGGCCGGAGCCTCCATTCTTGCCGGCACTGCAGTGACGATGTTGCTGCTGGTTCTGCTGAAAGTTTTCCCTTTCACTCCTCGGTACATCATCCCAGTGGCCGGAATGATGGTTGGCAATGCAATGACAGTCACCGGGGTCACCATGAAAAGGCTCCGGGATGATATCAAGGTTCAGATGAATCTG GTGGAAACGGCATTGGCTCTGGGGGCTACTCCCCGGCAGGCGACATACCAGCAGGTCAAAAGGGCTCTGGTCATTGCCCTATCGCCGGTCTTGGACAATGCCAAAACGGTTGGTCTGATATCACTTCCCGGCGCAATGACTGGCCTCATAATGGGCGGAGCTTCTCCTCTGGAGGCCATTCAGCTGCAGATTGTTGTCATGAACATGCTGGTCGGCGCATCGACTGTTAGCAGCATTATGTCGACGTACCTCTGCTGGCCTTCCTTCTTCACCAAGGCCTACCAGTTGGAAACCAAGGTCTTCGCTTCAGACTGA
- the LOC127789568 gene encoding uncharacterized protein LOC127789568 isoform X1, translating to MNLIRIATKSHRPIRFGHQSQGLSWVLRGSPKLFSTEAEQSTGDASADPFLATPSTGLVFGKLFGISKYTTKKDILNLLEGCNLSLDDLKVDYNRSYTPTGMLIQFPSRFAYDFAIRAIARKGRLYRLDKADQSRWDLVTPYNGKAVLLQGIPRDASQDDVERFLSGCAYDASTIQIFLKSVMNCLCLKKQAFPDPAKMAIVRFPSPTQAMHAFITKNRGFCLNNQILVRVLH from the exons ATGAATTTGATCAGGATTGCGACCAAATCCCACCGTCCGATTCGATTTGGTCATCAAAGTCAAGGCCTCTCGTGGGTCCTTCGTGGCTCGCCGAAACTTTTCTCGACAGAGGCTGAACAGTCGACTGGAGACGCTTCCGCTGATCCATTTCTTGCAACTCCAAGCACAG GTCTGGTTTTTGGGAAATTGTTTGGCATTTCGAAGTATACAACAAAAAAGGATATCCTCAATTTGCTAGAAGGATGTAACTTGAGTTTGGATGACCTTAAAGTCGATTACAATAGAAGCTATACTCCGACTGGGAT GTTGATTCAATTCCCTTCTCGGTTTGCCTATGATTTTGCAATTAGAGCAATTGCTCGGAAGGGTCGCCTGTATCGACTGGACAAG GCTGATCAGTCCCGTTGGGATCTTGTCACACCCTATAATGGAAAAGCT GTGCTGCTGCAAGGAATCCCGCGCGATGCTAGTCAAGACGATGTAGAGCGCTTCCTTTCAGGGTGTGCATATGACGCGTCGACAATTCAGATCTTTTTAAAGTCAGTGATGAATTGTTTGTGTCTTAAAAA GCAGGCATTCCCAGACCCCGCAAAAATGGCAATTGTGCGCTTCCCCTCGCCGACACAAGCGATGCATGCATTCATTACAAAGAACAGAGGATTCTGTCTCAACAATCAAATCTTGGTTCGAGTTCTCCACTAA
- the LOC127789568 gene encoding uncharacterized protein LOC127789568 isoform X2, whose protein sequence is MNLIRIATKSHRPIRFGHQSQGLSWVLRGSPKLFSTEAEQSTGDASADPFLATPSTGLVFGKLFGISKYTTKKDILNLLEGCNLSLDDLKVDYNRSYTPTGMLIQFPSRFAYDFAIRAIARKGRLYRLDKADQSRWDLVTPYNGKAVLLQGIPRDASQDDVERFLSGCAYDASTIQIFLKQAFPDPAKMAIVRFPSPTQAMHAFITKNRGFCLNNQILVRVLH, encoded by the exons ATGAATTTGATCAGGATTGCGACCAAATCCCACCGTCCGATTCGATTTGGTCATCAAAGTCAAGGCCTCTCGTGGGTCCTTCGTGGCTCGCCGAAACTTTTCTCGACAGAGGCTGAACAGTCGACTGGAGACGCTTCCGCTGATCCATTTCTTGCAACTCCAAGCACAG GTCTGGTTTTTGGGAAATTGTTTGGCATTTCGAAGTATACAACAAAAAAGGATATCCTCAATTTGCTAGAAGGATGTAACTTGAGTTTGGATGACCTTAAAGTCGATTACAATAGAAGCTATACTCCGACTGGGAT GTTGATTCAATTCCCTTCTCGGTTTGCCTATGATTTTGCAATTAGAGCAATTGCTCGGAAGGGTCGCCTGTATCGACTGGACAAG GCTGATCAGTCCCGTTGGGATCTTGTCACACCCTATAATGGAAAAGCT GTGCTGCTGCAAGGAATCCCGCGCGATGCTAGTCAAGACGATGTAGAGCGCTTCCTTTCAGGGTGTGCATATGACGCGTCGACAATTCAGATCTTTTTAAA GCAGGCATTCCCAGACCCCGCAAAAATGGCAATTGTGCGCTTCCCCTCGCCGACACAAGCGATGCATGCATTCATTACAAAGAACAGAGGATTCTGTCTCAACAATCAAATCTTGGTTCGAGTTCTCCACTAA